The Pseudoalteromonas ruthenica genome has a window encoding:
- a CDS encoding nuclear transport factor 2 family protein, translating to MKYLIVSLLCLNFIGNAYGEQTPLEKDPAQQQALEQAIKKAEKKAVKKLSKEQQQAVAVVDALVDAYNNKDIDTFISYFAEDVAFYMFPNELMFTGKEQLIARYGLMFKKLQCVNTAPIKRIVHGSFVIDQELSESCSTDPEVIDKRSEVVTSYQVKDAKVQKVLFFKTTS from the coding sequence ATGAAATACCTAATTGTGTCATTGCTATGCCTAAACTTTATTGGCAATGCCTACGGCGAACAAACGCCGCTTGAGAAAGACCCAGCGCAGCAACAAGCGCTTGAGCAAGCTATCAAAAAAGCCGAAAAGAAAGCGGTTAAAAAGCTCAGTAAAGAACAACAACAAGCGGTTGCAGTCGTGGATGCCTTGGTGGATGCCTATAACAACAAAGACATCGACACCTTCATTAGCTACTTCGCTGAGGATGTGGCGTTTTATATGTTTCCCAACGAGTTGATGTTCACAGGCAAAGAGCAACTCATAGCCCGCTATGGCTTAATGTTTAAAAAATTACAGTGTGTAAACACCGCCCCTATCAAACGTATTGTTCATGGTAGCTTTGTTATTGACCAAGAGCTTTCAGAGTCGTGCAGTACAGACCCTGAAGTTATTGATAAACGCTCTGAGGTGGTCACCAGTTATCAAGTGAAAGACGCCAAAGTACAAAAAGTGTTGTTTTTTAAAACTACCAGCTAA
- a CDS encoding tryptophan halogenase family protein, with amino-acid sequence MNNINTITIVGGGTAGWMCAAYLSKHHRDKTVRVIESAHIGRIGVGEGSTPHLQQFMADLGVTESSWMRACDATYKAGIRFSHWNGDDSEYFHPFFSELDEKTAEVFFVNANARRRGAAVPVHPDGYFLAAQLAAQNRAPKALSALARPLHYGYHFDAQKLADWLRAYACARGVEHISGTVSQVQGRQRIEHVTLADGRTLQGDFYIDASGFQSLLVEKALQEPFIRFNDELLNDRAVAFATEALPNPPVYTHAQAMPSGWRWHIPLQSRCGNGYVYSSQYLSAEQAELQLRQALGEYHSSAKHLHMRVGMMRRALVSNVMAVGLAQSFIEPLEATALMITGHSITLLSQFIEGQVSAQHLNDELHTLVLGVKDYILGHYATSRRVDTPYWLASAGIAAQSPRIAPLLRRWRSGGDIDQWLHQHRHQQAYNRASWYCLLAGMDYRDTHLTQPFECAPAHIDSAAKAYVKTLCETHFGVHEQVLRL; translated from the coding sequence ATGAATAACATTAATACCATCACGATAGTGGGCGGAGGCACGGCCGGGTGGATGTGCGCCGCCTATCTGAGTAAGCACCACCGAGATAAAACGGTGCGGGTGATAGAGTCTGCACACATTGGTCGTATTGGTGTTGGCGAAGGGTCTACGCCACACCTGCAACAGTTTATGGCCGACTTAGGGGTGACAGAAAGCAGTTGGATGCGAGCCTGCGACGCCACCTATAAGGCAGGGATCCGCTTTAGTCACTGGAATGGCGATGACAGTGAGTATTTTCACCCTTTCTTTAGTGAGTTAGATGAAAAAACGGCGGAGGTGTTTTTTGTTAACGCCAATGCTAGGCGTCGCGGGGCTGCCGTGCCCGTCCATCCTGATGGGTACTTTTTAGCGGCGCAGTTGGCGGCGCAAAATCGTGCTCCCAAAGCGCTCAGTGCATTAGCGCGGCCGCTGCACTATGGCTATCATTTTGATGCGCAAAAGCTGGCAGATTGGCTGCGCGCCTATGCCTGCGCTCGTGGCGTTGAGCACATCAGCGGAACAGTCTCGCAAGTACAAGGTCGCCAGCGTATTGAGCATGTCACCTTGGCGGATGGGCGCACGTTACAGGGAGACTTTTACATTGATGCCAGTGGTTTTCAATCACTGCTGGTGGAAAAGGCGCTGCAAGAGCCCTTTATTCGCTTTAACGATGAGTTACTCAATGACCGCGCCGTGGCTTTCGCCACTGAGGCGTTGCCTAACCCGCCGGTGTATACCCATGCTCAAGCGATGCCGAGTGGTTGGCGCTGGCACATTCCACTGCAAAGCCGCTGTGGCAATGGCTATGTCTACAGCAGCCAATATCTAAGTGCGGAGCAGGCTGAACTGCAATTGCGCCAAGCCTTGGGTGAGTATCACAGCAGCGCTAAACATCTGCACATGCGAGTGGGGATGATGCGCCGCGCACTGGTCAGTAATGTCATGGCCGTTGGCCTAGCGCAGAGTTTTATCGAGCCTTTGGAGGCCACCGCGCTGATGATCACGGGCCACAGCATCACACTACTGAGTCAATTTATTGAAGGCCAGGTCAGTGCGCAGCACCTTAATGATGAATTACACACCCTCGTGTTGGGCGTGAAAGATTATATTCTCGGCCATTACGCCACCAGCCGTCGTGTCGATACGCCCTATTGGTTAGCCAGTGCGGGAATAGCCGCACAAAGCCCGCGAATTGCGCCGCTGTTACGGCGTTGGCGCAGCGGTGGAGATATCGACCAGTGGTTGCATCAGCATCGTCATCAGCAGGCTTATAACCGAGCCAGCTGGTATTGCCTGTTAGCGGGCATGGATTATCGCGACACGCACCTCACCCAGCCTTTTGAGTGCGCCCCGGCGCATATCGACAGCGCCGCCAAGGCCTATGTAAAAACACTATGCGAGACTCATTTCGGCGTCCATGAGCAGGTTTTAAGGCTGTGA
- a CDS encoding ferredoxin--NADP reductase, with the protein MANWLSAKVTRVKWWNDKLFSLVVHADIAPFTAGQYTKLALEVDGERVARAYSFVNPPSSDDLEFYLIKVDDGALSEALANLQPGDEVRIAEQSTGFFTLDEVPSSEQVYMLSTGTAIGPFLSILQQPHVWQKFTHVVLVHCVREQQDLSYQALVKQLQQQYPQLHYVPVVTRENVDGMLSERIPGLIKSGKLFDHVQLSASPDVAQFMICGNPEMVKDTSACLQELGYTRNRRRTPGQITVEQYW; encoded by the coding sequence ATGGCTAATTGGCTGAGCGCAAAAGTGACCCGAGTGAAGTGGTGGAATGATAAGTTATTCTCGCTGGTGGTCCACGCCGACATCGCCCCTTTCACTGCGGGGCAATACACTAAGCTTGCGTTAGAGGTAGACGGTGAGCGTGTGGCCCGAGCCTATTCGTTTGTAAACCCTCCTAGCAGTGATGACCTCGAGTTTTACTTAATTAAGGTTGACGATGGTGCCCTATCTGAGGCGCTGGCCAACTTACAACCCGGTGATGAGGTACGTATCGCCGAGCAGAGTACGGGCTTTTTCACACTTGATGAAGTGCCCAGCAGCGAGCAAGTGTACATGCTTAGTACCGGCACCGCGATTGGCCCGTTTTTATCAATACTGCAACAGCCCCATGTATGGCAAAAATTTACTCACGTGGTGTTGGTACACTGCGTAAGAGAGCAGCAAGATTTAAGCTATCAAGCACTGGTTAAACAGCTGCAACAGCAGTATCCACAACTACACTATGTGCCCGTGGTCACCCGCGAAAATGTCGATGGCATGTTGAGTGAGCGTATTCCCGGGTTAATAAAAAGTGGCAAACTTTTTGATCATGTTCAGCTCAGTGCCAGCCCAGACGTGGCACAGTTTATGATCTGCGGTAACCCTGAGATGGTAAAAGACACCAGTGCCTGCCTTCAAGAACTAGGCTATACACGCAACCGACGGCGCACGCCAGGGCAGATCACCGTAGAGCAGTATTGGTAA
- a CDS encoding MFS transporter yields MKTNIPVVVLVLATFFMISFITNILGPIFPALIDSFDIGLTLAGFFPFAFFIAYGVMSIPAGLLVQSWGEKHVMLLAFLLAALGAMAFVLMPVFAVAMTALFLLGSAMALLQVAVNPLLRESGGSQHFALLSVLAQLMFGGAATLSPLVYSHLLEQTQTGQGVGAMIAPSIPANMGWLSMYWLFAALSVAMLVWIALTPIKRAQRNADERLSAKQSLQYFKNPTAIKFFFAIAAYVALEQGIANSMSVFLQQQHGLEPNTEGAAVVSHFWLSLTLGCLLGLVLLKCVDAQKLLMFFSVGAALCLVVALFGSQSLAVLAFPACGFFLSIMWSVIFSLALNSFKAGHGAVAGILCTGIIGGAVASPIIGAISQGIGSLQIAILVLFVPLIYIFSVGIWARPLVRNHTLNLFKKSVSNEELKSPS; encoded by the coding sequence ATGAAAACTAATATCCCTGTGGTCGTATTAGTACTCGCGACCTTTTTTATGATTTCGTTTATTACCAATATCCTCGGACCGATATTTCCGGCGCTTATTGATAGCTTTGATATTGGCTTAACGCTAGCGGGGTTTTTCCCGTTCGCATTCTTTATCGCCTACGGAGTCATGTCCATTCCGGCGGGGTTGTTAGTGCAATCTTGGGGCGAGAAACACGTGATGTTGTTGGCGTTTTTACTCGCTGCATTAGGCGCAATGGCGTTTGTGCTTATGCCGGTATTTGCGGTTGCAATGACAGCGCTGTTCTTGCTCGGCTCAGCTATGGCACTACTGCAAGTGGCGGTTAACCCATTATTGCGCGAAAGCGGCGGCAGCCAGCATTTTGCGCTGTTGTCAGTGTTGGCGCAGCTGATGTTTGGTGGCGCTGCAACGTTGTCCCCTTTGGTGTATTCACATTTACTTGAGCAAACGCAAACTGGGCAAGGTGTTGGAGCCATGATAGCGCCGAGTATTCCCGCGAATATGGGGTGGCTGAGTATGTATTGGCTGTTTGCGGCATTAAGTGTGGCCATGCTGGTATGGATAGCGCTAACACCCATTAAAAGAGCCCAGCGCAACGCCGATGAACGGCTCAGCGCCAAGCAAAGCCTGCAATACTTTAAAAACCCCACGGCCATTAAGTTCTTCTTTGCAATCGCCGCTTATGTTGCCCTAGAGCAAGGCATTGCCAATTCCATGTCGGTGTTTTTACAGCAACAACATGGCTTAGAGCCCAACACTGAGGGCGCAGCGGTGGTGAGTCATTTTTGGTTGAGTTTAACCCTGGGTTGTTTACTCGGATTAGTGCTACTTAAGTGTGTGGATGCGCAAAAGTTATTGATGTTCTTTAGCGTGGGTGCCGCGCTCTGCTTAGTTGTAGCGCTGTTTGGCAGCCAATCGCTAGCGGTGCTGGCATTTCCTGCCTGTGGGTTTTTCTTGTCCATTATGTGGTCGGTTATTTTCTCTTTGGCGCTCAACTCTTTTAAAGCCGGGCATGGCGCTGTGGCCGGGATCCTCTGCACTGGCATTATTGGCGGCGCCGTGGCCTCGCCAATCATTGGCGCAATCAGCCAAGGTATAGGGAGCTTACAAATCGCCATTCTAGTACTGTTTGTACCGCTGATTTATATCTTTAGCGTGGGTATTTGGGCGCGTCCACTGGTGCGCAATCACACCCTTAATCTGTTTAAAAAATCCGTTTCCAACGAAGAGTTAAAGAGTCCTTCATGA
- a CDS encoding TonB-dependent receptor → MKTTPKRRFKINRVAALVTTSLLASMAITPSVYAQQQLAQDDQQMETIEVRGIRRSLEASMNTKRFANAVVDAITSEDIGKFPDKNIGDALQRISGVTVDRQYGEVSGVTIRGTAPEQSRVLLNGQSVASTSWYDLGPATRTFNMELLSAEQVSAVEVYKTPKASIEEGALGGTVDLTTRQPLDLDTNTLMVSAELARGSLYDETDAGGAFLASWKDEQERFGILASYSIEQLTSGRHVLESIGSYYEYFAADPGTGQESTVGAWAIGSQAFRAERERTSAQLTAQFAPTDNTEFVLDYFRFELDNPHVNHNFLTVGGRGSGSENVQNNALGGTEQATITPAYASIIYNPVVRNAVNMKADVLNLSGKYIGDTYEVSAVLGQSTSDGGTQFGASSWWIPATDEGDKIGDPAFANGQNSTDGGFTFDATGPYQVWLSSLDATDASQFKHAQEANFQTTVQEHDIRYAQADIKWLLSGDLFTSIEAGVKVNSSEFSRVAIHRNPADVVGFVPNGNLSNWSDGVFTDLHSQSSGHILDSYAKLDEDQWWDFISGKYEAGELIETPALGDTFGVDEDMLALYVQSDFSGEYFRGNVGLRYVDTEQTSSGYADGQAFKETVDYDNWLPSINIAFDVSDDVIVRGAASSVMSRVNYSDLKPGLAIQENFGSANGGNPYLKPYEADQADFGVEYYFTEASLFSAAAFVKQIDNVVFLTEEVEFVDGCGAQPSEYDSCRVTRPRSNGDGDVTGLELQLQHTFANGFGFVSNYTYVDSETTRPDGATEMVPGVSENSFNGSLFYENDHISARIAYNWRSEWIGVGAAQAVRNDDYQQWDASVVWHAMENLDISLEGVNLTNEVIQSYDTNYDLTQNTIEFGSRYYLSASYKF, encoded by the coding sequence ATGAAAACAACACCTAAACGCCGCTTTAAAATCAACCGAGTGGCTGCACTCGTGACCACAAGTTTACTCGCTAGCATGGCCATTACTCCCAGCGTCTATGCACAACAGCAGTTAGCGCAAGATGACCAGCAAATGGAAACTATTGAAGTGAGGGGTATTCGCCGCTCGTTGGAAGCTTCCATGAATACTAAGCGCTTTGCCAATGCTGTAGTTGATGCCATTACCTCTGAAGACATTGGTAAATTCCCTGACAAAAACATTGGTGATGCCTTACAGCGTATTTCTGGGGTTACCGTGGACCGCCAATACGGTGAAGTGAGCGGGGTGACCATTCGCGGTACAGCGCCTGAACAATCAAGAGTGCTGTTAAATGGCCAATCAGTGGCCAGCACCTCATGGTACGACTTAGGCCCTGCAACGCGTACATTTAATATGGAATTACTCTCTGCTGAGCAAGTATCAGCGGTGGAAGTGTACAAAACACCCAAAGCCTCCATCGAGGAAGGGGCCTTAGGCGGCACCGTGGATTTGACCACGCGCCAGCCGTTAGACTTGGACACCAACACCCTGATGGTATCCGCTGAGCTAGCGCGTGGGTCTCTGTACGATGAAACCGACGCGGGTGGCGCATTTTTAGCGAGCTGGAAAGATGAGCAAGAGCGCTTTGGTATTCTCGCTTCTTACTCCATCGAGCAACTGACCTCCGGGCGCCATGTGCTGGAGTCTATCGGGAGTTACTATGAATACTTTGCCGCTGACCCAGGCACAGGGCAAGAATCGACAGTGGGCGCGTGGGCGATAGGCTCGCAGGCTTTTCGAGCTGAGCGCGAGCGTACCAGTGCGCAATTAACCGCGCAATTTGCGCCTACCGATAATACCGAGTTTGTGCTTGATTATTTTCGCTTCGAGCTCGATAACCCTCATGTAAACCATAACTTTTTGACCGTCGGCGGGCGTGGTAGCGGCTCTGAGAACGTGCAAAATAATGCCCTTGGCGGCACGGAGCAAGCGACCATTACGCCTGCCTATGCCTCGATTATTTATAATCCGGTGGTGCGCAATGCCGTTAATATGAAAGCCGATGTGCTGAACTTATCGGGTAAGTATATCGGTGATACTTATGAAGTAAGTGCCGTGTTGGGTCAGTCTACCTCCGATGGCGGTACGCAGTTCGGCGCCTCCAGTTGGTGGATACCGGCGACTGACGAGGGTGATAAAATCGGCGACCCGGCATTTGCAAATGGTCAAAATAGCACCGATGGCGGCTTTACCTTCGATGCGACAGGCCCCTATCAAGTATGGCTGAGCTCACTCGATGCCACCGATGCCAGTCAGTTTAAACATGCCCAAGAGGCCAACTTTCAAACTACCGTCCAAGAGCATGATATCCGCTACGCCCAAGCAGATATCAAATGGTTGCTCAGCGGCGATCTGTTTACCAGTATTGAAGCCGGGGTGAAGGTCAATAGCAGTGAATTCTCACGGGTAGCGATTCATCGTAACCCGGCCGATGTGGTTGGCTTTGTCCCCAATGGCAATTTAAGCAATTGGAGTGATGGCGTGTTTACTGATCTTCACTCGCAAAGTAGCGGCCATATTCTTGATTCCTATGCCAAGCTTGATGAAGACCAGTGGTGGGATTTTATCAGTGGCAAATATGAAGCGGGAGAGCTGATCGAAACACCTGCTTTGGGCGATACCTTCGGCGTGGATGAAGATATGCTGGCGCTTTACGTGCAAAGTGATTTCAGCGGCGAATACTTCCGAGGAAACGTGGGCTTACGTTATGTGGACACCGAGCAAACCTCGTCTGGCTATGCCGATGGCCAAGCCTTTAAAGAAACGGTGGACTACGATAATTGGTTGCCAAGCATCAACATCGCCTTTGATGTCAGCGACGACGTTATTGTGCGCGGCGCCGCATCCAGTGTGATGTCACGGGTGAATTACAGCGACCTGAAGCCCGGCTTAGCCATTCAAGAAAACTTTGGCTCTGCCAACGGCGGCAACCCCTATCTAAAACCTTATGAGGCCGACCAAGCTGACTTCGGGGTTGAATACTATTTTACCGAGGCATCGCTGTTTTCAGCGGCTGCTTTTGTGAAACAAATTGACAACGTTGTCTTTCTCACTGAGGAGGTCGAGTTTGTCGATGGCTGTGGCGCTCAACCTTCTGAATATGATAGCTGCCGCGTCACCCGACCTCGCAGTAATGGCGATGGTGATGTCACCGGCTTAGAGTTGCAACTGCAGCATACCTTTGCCAATGGTTTTGGCTTTGTCAGTAACTACACCTATGTTGATAGTGAAACAACCCGCCCCGATGGCGCTACAGAAATGGTTCCTGGGGTGTCGGAAAACTCATTTAACGGCTCGCTGTTCTACGAGAACGATCACATCAGTGCGCGTATCGCCTACAACTGGCGCAGTGAGTGGATAGGTGTGGGCGCCGCTCAAGCGGTACGCAATGATGACTATCAACAATGGGATGCATCCGTTGTTTGGCACGCCATGGAAAATCTTGATATCAGCTTAGAGGGGGTGAACCTTACCAATGAGGTCATTCAATCTTACGATACCAACTATGACTTAACGCAAAACACCATTGAGTTTGGCTCTCGCTACTACCTCAGTGCCAGCTATAAGTTCTAA
- a CDS encoding family 20 glycosylhydrolase, giving the protein MRNLILLLLVYAANAQAITALQLERLAQQLQVHYTLIDANPDSCPEQKETCYLSELTLSLASAEDLEPLSDWAIYFSQLMPIYAVQGEQLAIEHVNGDLHRIRATSQFTGFGEADVSVRFYTEQSQITRSEFMPNYLISDVEHRLEPQVIASTQSAVDDTTGLEQQPYLQAFTGIKQLRVSDDDKTPWMGAEYLYHHQVRPKPRDTVLGLVPQPQHIARKAPGRLSLSKGFTLQLKGIERGAIEAALKRLATLGVHERQAAVSIEINVSEQAGAPPESYKLNVRGESIVIQAPSATGAFYGLQSVAGLLNSDDLSLERVAIEDAPHYGFRGLHIDVARNFRTKAFILNTIEQMAAYKLNKLHLHLADDEGWRLAIDGLPELTEVAATRCLDLAEQRCLLPQLGAGHLSDSGVNGFYSAQDYVDILRYAQAHHIEVVPSLDMPGHSRAAIKAMEARYQRLLAQGDKQRARQYRLVEPQDRTQYRSIQHYNDNTLNICLPSTYRFIDKVLLEVQRLHQRAGVALHTYHIGADETAGAWLASPACQQLKDKVADFSSFNGYFIEKISQSLANKGIKVGGWSDGMSDVRLANMPAHVQSNAWATLSDNGHEVAHQHANQGWDVVISSPDVTYFDFPYQSHPQERGNHWASRAVDTQKVFEFMPDNLPAHAEIWRSVKNQPYRADDSDSSLQPGVQFAGVQGHLWSEMLRTDRQAEYMLYPRLLALAERAWHKPQWALPYVAGRSYSADTEFFDAQRQQQREQDWQRFAYLVGEREIAKLEKYGRFYRIPTVAASTTKQGYIDAFTLLPGFAIEVQAADGQWQPFKGNKHYGPVRAIRARSPLTQRRGRALSLQ; this is encoded by the coding sequence GTGCGTAACCTAATTTTATTGTTGCTTGTTTACGCGGCCAACGCGCAAGCGATCACGGCGTTGCAGCTTGAGCGTTTGGCGCAGCAACTACAAGTGCATTACACCTTGATTGATGCCAATCCTGATAGTTGTCCTGAGCAAAAAGAGACGTGTTACCTCAGTGAACTGACACTGTCGTTAGCCAGCGCCGAGGATTTAGAGCCACTAAGCGATTGGGCCATCTATTTTAGCCAGCTGATGCCTATCTACGCGGTGCAGGGGGAGCAGCTCGCTATTGAGCATGTTAATGGTGATCTACACCGCATCCGTGCCACTTCGCAGTTTACCGGCTTTGGTGAGGCGGACGTAAGCGTGCGTTTTTACACTGAACAATCGCAAATCACCCGCTCGGAATTTATGCCCAACTACCTGATAAGCGATGTTGAGCATCGTCTTGAGCCACAGGTGATCGCCAGCACGCAAAGCGCTGTTGATGACACTACAGGCTTAGAGCAGCAACCCTATTTACAGGCTTTCACCGGCATCAAGCAATTACGAGTGAGTGATGATGATAAAACCCCCTGGATGGGGGCTGAGTATTTATATCACCATCAAGTACGCCCTAAGCCCCGTGATACCGTATTGGGTTTGGTGCCACAGCCACAGCACATTGCGCGTAAGGCGCCAGGGCGATTGTCGCTAAGCAAAGGTTTTACACTGCAATTAAAGGGGATAGAGCGAGGCGCTATCGAGGCGGCGTTAAAACGATTAGCAACCCTCGGCGTTCATGAGCGCCAAGCTGCGGTGAGTATTGAAATTAATGTTAGCGAGCAAGCAGGCGCGCCGCCAGAGTCTTATAAACTCAATGTGCGTGGTGAGAGCATTGTTATTCAAGCGCCCAGTGCCACTGGGGCCTTTTACGGGCTGCAAAGTGTAGCGGGGCTATTGAATAGTGACGATTTAAGCCTGGAGCGGGTCGCTATAGAAGATGCGCCGCATTATGGCTTTCGTGGTTTACACATTGATGTAGCGCGTAATTTTCGAACTAAGGCGTTTATTCTTAATACCATAGAGCAAATGGCGGCGTATAAGCTTAACAAGCTGCATTTGCACTTGGCAGATGATGAAGGCTGGCGTCTTGCCATTGATGGTTTACCGGAGCTGACCGAGGTGGCGGCAACACGTTGTTTAGATTTAGCAGAGCAGCGCTGCTTGTTGCCCCAGTTGGGCGCCGGCCACCTTAGTGACAGTGGAGTGAATGGTTTTTATAGCGCGCAAGATTATGTTGATATTTTGCGTTATGCCCAAGCCCATCATATTGAAGTGGTGCCTTCGCTGGATATGCCCGGGCACTCGCGTGCCGCTATTAAAGCGATGGAGGCTCGTTATCAGCGTTTGCTGGCGCAAGGCGACAAACAGCGCGCCCGTCAGTACCGTTTAGTGGAGCCACAAGACCGTACGCAATACCGCTCTATTCAGCATTATAACGACAACACCTTAAATATTTGTTTGCCGTCAACCTATCGCTTTATCGATAAGGTCCTGCTGGAAGTACAGCGTTTACATCAGCGAGCGGGGGTGGCGTTGCACACTTATCATATTGGTGCCGATGAAACGGCCGGAGCCTGGCTGGCGTCACCGGCATGCCAACAGCTCAAAGATAAGGTCGCGGACTTTAGCTCATTCAATGGTTATTTTATTGAAAAGATTAGTCAATCTTTGGCTAATAAAGGCATTAAAGTAGGTGGTTGGAGTGATGGCATGAGCGATGTGCGCTTAGCAAATATGCCAGCTCATGTGCAAAGTAACGCCTGGGCGACCTTGAGTGACAATGGCCATGAGGTTGCCCATCAGCATGCCAATCAAGGATGGGATGTGGTGATCTCCAGCCCAGATGTCACCTATTTTGACTTTCCATATCAATCGCACCCACAAGAGCGCGGTAATCACTGGGCCAGTCGGGCTGTTGATACGCAAAAAGTATTTGAGTTTATGCCTGATAATCTGCCCGCACATGCAGAGATATGGCGCAGTGTTAAAAATCAGCCGTATCGCGCCGATGACAGTGACTCGTCATTACAACCCGGTGTGCAGTTTGCCGGTGTGCAAGGACACCTTTGGTCGGAGATGCTGCGCACAGACCGCCAAGCCGAGTACATGTTGTATCCGCGCTTATTGGCGTTAGCAGAGCGTGCTTGGCACAAACCGCAGTGGGCACTGCCTTATGTGGCCGGTCGCAGTTACAGTGCCGACACCGAGTTTTTCGATGCGCAACGCCAACAGCAACGAGAGCAGGACTGGCAGCGTTTTGCTTATTTAGTTGGCGAACGGGAAATAGCTAAATTAGAAAAGTACGGGCGTTTTTATCGCATTCCCACAGTGGCGGCAAGCACCACTAAACAAGGCTATATCGATGCCTTTACTTTACTTCCCGGGTTTGCCATTGAAGTACAAGCGGCGGATGGCCAGTGGCAACCGTTCAAGGGCAACAAGCACTATGGCCCGGTGCGGGCGATACGAGCACGATCGCCACTAACCCAGCGCCGAGGCAGGGCGTTGAGTTTGCAGTAA
- a CDS encoding ROK family protein: MKNVVCIDLGGTKALVARVDGVNLSAPIRRAVPYQGEKEQINAFVLELVRSTINEHSQGIAIGVPSMVEMQSGRVLETVNIPSWHNVALQQLLQTHFELPVVVHNDANCFAMGEYCYGGHQVQNLVGVCLGTGLGAGIVIDGTLYSGKHAAAGEFGSFPYRDGIIEHYTSGQFFKRQGLEGGAQALLAQQGDAHAKALFADLGTHVGYALAQVMLAFDPDKVVLGGSVARSYSLFAETMWHALSKQAHPILVEALQISPGQLEYAPLLGAYALFERHTHLPHKEVYCA, translated from the coding sequence ATGAAAAATGTTGTATGCATCGACTTGGGAGGCACCAAAGCACTGGTAGCGCGTGTTGATGGCGTGAATCTCAGCGCCCCGATTCGTCGCGCGGTGCCCTACCAAGGGGAGAAAGAACAAATCAATGCATTTGTCTTAGAGTTAGTGCGCAGTACCATTAACGAGCACAGTCAAGGCATTGCCATTGGCGTTCCGAGCATGGTGGAAATGCAATCAGGTCGGGTGCTGGAAACCGTGAATATTCCCAGTTGGCACAACGTTGCTTTACAGCAATTGTTACAGACCCACTTTGAGTTACCGGTGGTGGTGCACAATGATGCCAACTGTTTTGCCATGGGCGAGTATTGTTATGGCGGCCATCAAGTGCAAAACCTCGTGGGTGTGTGCTTAGGCACCGGCCTTGGCGCGGGCATTGTCATCGATGGCACCTTGTATAGCGGCAAACATGCGGCGGCCGGCGAGTTTGGTAGCTTTCCCTATCGAGATGGTATCATTGAGCACTATACCAGCGGGCAATTCTTTAAGCGCCAAGGTTTAGAGGGGGGCGCGCAGGCACTGTTAGCGCAACAAGGCGATGCGCATGCAAAGGCGTTGTTTGCTGATTTAGGTACACACGTAGGTTATGCCTTGGCGCAGGTGATGCTGGCTTTTGACCCAGACAAAGTCGTGCTTGGCGGCTCCGTGGCACGCTCTTACTCACTGTTTGCTGAAACCATGTGGCACGCGCTCAGTAAGCAGGCTCACCCCATTTTAGTTGAAGCGTTGCAAATAAGCCCCGGGCAGTTGGAATATGCGCCGCTGTTGGGGGCATATGCGTTATTCGAACGTCACACCCATTTGCCACACAAGGAGGTTTATTGTGCGTAA
- a CDS encoding helix-turn-helix domain-containing protein — MRAMCEKVIPSPNCSWRYCLYRLPEIPFNWHYHPEYEICLTLNSRGVCHIGDYIAPYGDYDLVLLGPELPHTWQSKINTDLSEQIVHVAQIPAPWLESMVAQHPELQQLEELLSGARRGLRFSQQLAKQCQALFESMEQASPLQRYVLLMDMLTRIAQSQYDYLSSAGFRFDYRQDPAKDKFDRVISFIYDNYTEKLSADMLAEHAHMSTNHFHRFFKKRTERTVTEFINQLRIAKACKLLINTSSPITVISDQCGFNNISNFNRRFQTIKNCTPSQFRARLQQRALI; from the coding sequence GTGCGTGCAATGTGTGAAAAGGTGATCCCCTCACCAAACTGCTCTTGGCGTTATTGCTTGTATCGCTTGCCCGAAATCCCATTTAATTGGCACTATCACCCCGAGTACGAAATATGCTTAACCCTCAATAGCCGTGGCGTGTGCCATATTGGCGACTATATTGCCCCCTATGGTGACTACGACTTGGTGTTGCTTGGCCCCGAACTGCCCCATACCTGGCAATCGAAAATCAATACTGACTTATCTGAGCAAATTGTCCATGTGGCACAAATACCAGCGCCGTGGTTAGAAAGCATGGTGGCTCAACACCCTGAACTGCAACAACTGGAGGAATTACTCAGTGGTGCTCGCCGAGGCTTGCGTTTCTCGCAACAATTGGCAAAGCAATGTCAGGCCTTGTTCGAGAGCATGGAGCAAGCCAGCCCGTTGCAGCGCTATGTACTGTTAATGGATATGCTAACGCGCATAGCACAATCCCAGTATGATTACCTTTCCAGCGCCGGTTTTCGTTTTGATTACCGTCAAGACCCAGCCAAAGACAAGTTTGACCGGGTGATTTCCTTTATTTATGACAACTACACGGAAAAGCTCAGCGCAGATATGCTTGCCGAGCATGCTCACATGAGCACCAACCACTTCCATCGCTTTTTTAAGAAACGCACCGAGCGCACCGTGACCGAGTTTATTAATCAGCTACGCATCGCCAAGGCGTGTAAGCTACTCATTAATACCTCTTCGCCGATTACGGTGATCTCCGATCAATGTGGATTCAATAACATTTCTAATTTTAACCGACGCTTTCAAACAATAAAGAACTGCACCCCGAGCCAGTTTCGCGCGCGGCTTCAGCAGCGCGCACTGATCTAA